One window of the Trifolium pratense cultivar HEN17-A07 linkage group LG2, ARS_RC_1.1, whole genome shotgun sequence genome contains the following:
- the LOC123908925 gene encoding OBERON-like protein, whose product MGKNKRRDSDHTALNLPPVAADQTGEGLPYAPINFPDQGDVWGWKTGKRLQSNGCFQDRYLFSPVRFKPGSKRKHRHTFASKLSVERYIKSTFPDADVDKFFASFTWRIPAAEAPNNGDNVMPISAVPLHAVPLQQIPQVVEPDYVEPDYDDNSKIGVVWCKARNKMCDSLKFNVMEKYLPAMPCDVCCSESEFCRDCSCILCSKTVSFDHGGYSYIKCLVNGGDGICGHVAHLECALRSQLAGTVAKSIGLDVEYHCRRCDGRTNLLSHVETLYQSCKSVDLDDEIKKKILDLGACILRGSKIPVAKELLNCVELAISKLKCVANNEDIKNGGDNLMAHSEGLPDHGTDPMEVTMNGSPFNQAYHSQILNIEAEVGDILVALRKSQELEYKVAEERLHEQKRYIQNLYERLQSEVTELESPNLTHSEPLFRAIGERKEQIKRELEKFKEMKLVASGFGRISRDILKEHFAYK is encoded by the exons ATGGGGAAGAACAAGAGACGCGACAGTGATCACACTGCTTTAAATCTTCCACCAGTAGCCGCTGATCAAACCGGCGAAGGATTACCTTACGCGCCGATTAACTTTCCCGACCAAGGCGACGTTTGGGGTTGGAAAACCGGTAAACGACTTCAATCCAACGGTTGTTTTCAAGATCGGTATCTTTTCTCACCGGTTCGATTCAAACCTGGATCCAAACGTAAACATCGACACACTTTCGCTAGCAAACTCTCTGTTGAACGTTACATCAAGTCCACTTTTCCCGATGCTGATGTTGATAAGTTCTTTGCTTCGTTTACATGGAGAATTCCTGCAGCTGAAGCTCCGAACAAcg GAGACAATGTGATGCCGATATCTGCTGTACCTCTTCATGCTGTACCGCTTCAACAGATACCACAGGTAGTGGAACCGGACTATGTGGAACCGGACTATGACGACAACAGTAAGATTGGTGTTGTTTGGTGCAAAGCTAGGAATAAAATGTGTGACAGCCTGAAGTTTAATGTAATGGAAAAGTATTTACCGGCCATGCCTTGTGATGTATGTTGTTCGGAGTCTGAGTTTTGCCGGGATTGTTCCTGCATTCTGTGTAGCAAAACTGTTAGTTTTGATCATGGCGGCTACAGTTATATTAAGTGCTTAGTAAATGGTGGTGATGGAATATGTGGCCATGTTGCTCATTTGGAATGTGCGCTTCGATCTCAATTGGCTGGCACAGTTGCAAAAAGTATTGGATTAGATGTTGAGTACCATTGTCGGCGATGTGATGGGAGGACGAATCTTCTTTCCCATGTTGAAACACTTTATCAATCGTGTAAGTCTGTTGATTTGGATGATGAAATTAAGAAGAAGATTTTAGACCTTGGTGCTTGCATCTTGCGTGGTTCAAAGATACCCGTTGCGAAAGAGCTGCTGAATTGTGTTGAATTGGCCATTTCAAAG CTTAAATGTGTGGCCAATAATGAAGATATCAAGAACGGGGGTGACAATCTTATGGCTCATTCTGAAG GCTTACCAGATCATGGCACTGATCCGATGGAAGTAACAATGAATGGAAGCCCTTTCAATCAGGCTTATCATTCCCAAATATTGAATATTGAGGCTGAGGTGGGTGACATTCTGGTGGCTCTTAGAAAGTCGCAAGAGCTTGAATATAAGGTGGCGGAAGAAAGGCTCCATGAACAAAAGAGATATATTCAGAATTTATATGAGCGACTACAATCTGAAGTGACTGAGCTGGAATCCCCTAACTTAACTCACTCAGAGCCCTTGTTTCGTGCTATCGGGGAAAGGAAGGAACAAATAAAACGAGAATTAGAGAAATTTAAAGAGATGAAATTGGTGGCAAGTGGTTTTGGTAGGATTTCAAGAGATATTTTAAAGGAACACTTTGCTTACAAGTAA
- the LOC123908622 gene encoding uncharacterized protein LOC123908622, whose translation MKVEETTKFSRKWNITIDYNIMNPLSQAETLFANFSNNNCKLRRLPHVFSKILQIPLRSDADVSVEESVNCFRFMAETDSSLGHVETHTLHIHPGVTKIVVRASQSLHFCLDDLNPDIWRFRLPESVVPELATAVFVDGVLVVTVPKADYDENIAEAIGGGGNTLVLVQ comes from the coding sequence ATGAAGGTTGAAGAAACAACAAAGTTCAGTAGAAAATGGAACATAACAATCGATTACAACATCATGAATCCACTGTCTCAAGCTGAAACACTCTTCGCTAATTTCTCCAACAACAACTGCAAACTACGTCGTCTTCCTCACGTGTTCAGCAAGATCCTTCAAATTCCGTTACGTTCCGATGCTGACGTGTCAGTTGAAGAATCAGTTAACTGTTTCCGATTCATGGCGGAAACTGACTCGTCACTCGGTCACGTGGAGACTCACACGCTTCATATCCATCCAGGTGTCACTAAGATTGTTGTAAGGGCAAGTCAGTCACTTCACTTTTGTTTGGATGATCTTAATCCTGATATCTGGAGGTTCCGTTTGCCGGAATCTGTTGTTCCGGAGCTTGCCACCGCCGTGTTCGTCGACGGCGTGCTTGTAGTGACGGTGCCTAAGGCTGATTATGATGAGAACATTGCTGAAGCtattggtggtggtggtaacACACTCGTGCTTGTTCAgtga